The region GAATGCCCCCTTCAGGCCATTCAGTTATCATTTTGAGGGAGGGTATTTTATGGGCATTTCAAAGCTCGTTTGCATAGCCCCATTAGACTGCCTGGCAAAGCAGACTGGAGCAGTTCTCAGGAAGACTGAAGCTCTGCAAATAAAGATGTGGCAGAATTTTTATCATTACTGGTCTGCATGGTGGAAATAGTTTGGAAATTGGTccaagtaaaacaaaaactgttaTCCCAGTCAGCCTACTCTCTGAGATGTCACCAACTTttgatacagtacatactgcaTGTGTGAACCTTTCATAATGGCAATTAtattcattgtaaataaattataaatgataataatgccTTCCCTCCCCAAAAAAGGTCATAATACGTTAatgaaacaaacataaaaaaggacCTAACTAAGATGCTAATGTAAGCGCATATGCAGTCTACAGCTGTTGAGCACAGCACTAAAAGTCTAGAGAAGCCTAGTGAACACTTATTAAGGCTCCTTGCCTGAATGCATATCATAATctgaaactcaatttttcagcatttacAAGCATTGTGCATCACTGAAATTGCACTgattattttacactgaaaagcTCTGTCCCAGAGTCAATGCCGCAGCTCAGACACCACTCCCCAAGCTATATACTGGATTGACAGCAGAGTAGCCCCCAATGCAGCGAGAAACAGATGCACACAAAAGACCTCCAATGACAAATCCTAACCCTTCTCCGTGAAGCCCTGCCCTAGACTACATCACAGGCCAGCCCCCTGAAATGCACAGTCCACACTGAGTGCTGCCCCAGCTAACATTTCCAAAACTTTGGGGAAGATTCTGGTTAGATTTGGTTGATTTGGTAGATCCCATTTAGTTCTGATGCAACATTACAATGAGCGTGTTTCTCAAACATTCCAAACAAGTCACAGAAAAAAGCATTCCAGGGATGTTGCACACAAATTTACTTGCAACATCCCTCAATGGTTTTTTTGTCAATGTTCCTTGTGACTGACTTTACAAACAATGTTCATGGGACATCCAGGAAACCGGAAACAAATCTACACGCTGGAAATGTTCTGAGAATCAAAAATTGTTAGCTCTGGGCACGGAAGGATTCAGGaaccaaatgcattttcagatcAGTAAAAAGTAGAACCTTATGGCAACCAATACAGAATCAAATCTTTCGGACACCCTTGGATCCACTGGAAAGCACTGTTCAAGGCACTTCTGTACTTTCAGGGATGTTCACCTAAACTGCCTGTTCAACTTCGGTTAGACACATTTCCAAGCATCACAGCGTTTTCTCTTTTATTCTCTAAATAGGAGCATATAACTTAATAATGTGTCTTAGGTTGAAAATATCAGTCCCAAAACTAAtgtcaatattaaatatgagtGGAACTGTTTCACAGTGACTGCATGACAACATTATACAGTATGGCTGTAAAGCATACAgagtatatacacactcacacgctaaCAGCACGCACACAGGATATCTACACCCCCAGAGGATGTCTACACCCAAACTGGATATCTACACCCACACAGCATACCCACAAGCATCCACGgtatctacacacacatgcgcacgggAATATACTGTACACGTTACGCATATATTCACACCTTTTATACATATGCACAGGGTTTTGAGGCATGCTGCATTCAGTTAACCCCAGCTAGGTGGTGTCTATGATCCCTATGACAGGATCTTGGAGCAATGTGGCCTGGGGCACTGGGCCCTTTATGAAGGGGCACACCACAGCCCCTGAGGTGACCCCTGAATTGATCCCACCTGGCCACAGTGCTGCATACAGGGGCACAGACATTGCCCGTCCTAGAGGGCGTGTGGGCGTCAGGCAGCCGGGCAGGACCCCCGCCTCAGGGGTGCAGCTCAcggcagggggcagggcagggtcacacacagccaatggtggacaggagaggggcagaggggggctGCCTAAATTcacctggagagggagagaaagagccaTTCAGTATAAAGGCCAGTGCTCTGACCACTACTCAACACTGCTACCCTACTCCTCTTAaaggcccccctccctcacctcggTGGCACTAATCTCATTCCACAGCCATTGCAGTCCAGCATGGTTGGGGGTGGGGCGTCTCAGGGAAGGGGTGGACCTGTTTGAGCTGGAGGTGGAGCTATCTGGGCTGGGAGCAGGCCTTGCCAGCGTAGCCTCCAGTGTCTCTCGAGCCCAGTCATCCACCAGCTTGTGTAGGTCGTCTGCGAAGGAGCCCCTcttgttgttgctattattcGCTTGGGCCTGGGCAAACCCTGTGATTTGCTGATGATGAGGAGATGAAGACATTGCAGACTGCTGCTGATTGGATGCTGCTGTGGCCATTGTGCTGCTAGTGGATGACCCTACAACACCAATGTCACAGATTAGGGTCTAACAggtctcatacacacatgcacacaaaaacacgcttcatttttttctgagcacATGCTGTGGCATGACTGCACAGGCAGTTCTTAACAAAAGGGATAAATACCTGAACTCACCTGCAGGAAGAAGAGGGTGGAGTAGAGAAATCAGTACACCAGAAGACAAAGCAACTGAACTATGTGTTATGTGAAATGGTAATTTGCTTTATGTGGAGAAATGCTGTGCagttttgtaattttttattgcaCAATAACAACTCCTAAGTTCTGGAGCCTGGGCTTGAGGAGTCAAGCTAGTAGTTATGCTTTACGGCACAGTAGCTTTACAGTAGCTTTTAACAGAGAAGAGAATCAAGGCAATAGGAGCCGAGGTGCAGTGTGAAGAAGTGTTTTGTTGAGTCAAAAGACAGTAAGCGACTCAGCAGAGACATTGTGTTACACCTGGAGTCCTGGACCGTTTGGGAGCACTGACGGACCACATGCGCATATTGCAGTCTAAGGGCCAGGCCAAAACACACAGTCCTCATGCTTGAGCACCTGTGTCTACTGTATCTCAAGACTGTTCTACATAAACATACAGCAGGAAACACACATCCAAACATGCAGCATTCCCATAGCAAAATAACTCTTCAAAAGAAGTAGCGAATGGCCAACCAGCTTCTTTAGTCAATcgcaaacattttaaacacaaaccGAAAAGGTGCACAGATAGACACAAGGCACCAAGGCACATCCTTACTTGCGTCCTGGAGGGCTCCAGTGTCGGCAGGTTTTTGCAGTTTCCTTTCAAATGGCAACCAGTCTAGACCCtgaaaacaaggtgtgcagactcttcaGCCCATCATTGACTTACATGTTTCACTTATGTGCTGAGAGACACCACAAACCAGTAGACACTGCAGCTttgcaggactggagtctgcTACCTTGTCGTATACTCTAATGCTCTCAACAGGCCGTGCTCGAGAAATAAGCGTAGCTGCATGCTGGAGGACACACATGCAGCTGGTCTGGAAGCCCCATACCAGGTAAACCCAGAGCATGCGCATgctggcagagagggagagttaAAAGATAGTTACTGTTTCCACGATCTTTACCCACGCACAAGCGCCGCAGAGTGGACCCTATAAGGCAAGCACAGTCAGAACATTTTCAGCGCACTGAAGACCCACAGTCAGAACCCACTGTCAGCACAGTTAGGACACAGTCAAAACCCACAGTCAGATCACATTCAacacactgagaaaaaaagattatctCAGAAGgtggaggtgttttttttactcataAATCAAACAGGACAGAACACCTAAGGCTCTGAACATTCTGGAACCATCTCACTGCCCCTCAGGTTCTAAAGACAGTTTGCTTCACTGTGAGAAGAGGAGGATGAACGCAGTCCAAACATAATTAAAACTGATCAGAGAGCCTTCAGTACTAAGAAGGGATGAaatgaaggagaagaaaaaatacaaacagatggagagagagacgggcccGCCCAGGAATCGAGCCCGCGCTTTGCCGCTTGGCTTGTAGGTGACCCTCTCTGCGgccggctgctgctgctgcctccaACCTGCAGGTGGtagcagagagaggaagaaatggTGTAGTGTTTTAGGTTTTACACCAGTGGGGACAGGACTGGTCCAGACAGGGTGCAGACTCTTCTTAAAAATACTTACAGGCCAAATATTTCCCACTGTttgtaaaattatgaatgaatacTACATATTGTACGCTTGTGAACATAGTTTATTCCTTCATAAAACCTGGAAATTTTTTTGATGCATCTagataataattattttattcttgacaACAATCAAagggtgtgtttgtataaatagtatgcatggatgcatgtgtgtgtgtttgcgtgtgtgtacctgtgtgtatacagaatgtgtgtgttacCTTGGCCCTGGCTCTGGGTCCCAGTGTAGATGTTGTCAGAGGAAAGTGAGCTCTTAAGtgagcagggctgtgtttggaCCGGTTCTGGTACCGAGGAGGGCAGAGTGGCAGTAGCATAGGGGGCGGAGCCATCTGCCACGCCCACATCTTTTAATGGTGAATCAGTCACTTTCGTAGGCTCACCTCCagaggaaaaacacaacatgGTTTGTGCACCTTCATAACTGCTCATCTACCCACACGTTTTCATCTCTAACCCCATTTAGACAAGCTACATTatgtgaccaaaagtatctggacaccccttggatGGACCAAGGATGGACCgacttcatattaatgcccataattttgaatgagatgttgggtgtcaggtgtccacatacttttggtcatgtattTATAGTGATCATGGTACAGCAGTCAgactcattgtttttttaacagtttttccCCCTTATCCCCCAATTTGGAACAGCTACAACATTTGCCAGTAATTCAGGAACGTTAAATAAGCACAGGCTCTCCCCTGTAGCATGTGATGCTAATCACTGGTGGTCATGGCTGTTTCTCAGACTTACTGCTTTTAGTGGTTGCGCTCTTCAGCTGTTGGACCAAAGGGCTGAAGAGTTTTCCGGCCTTCAGTCTGTGCTTGTTTGCTTTCCGCCTGCGGCCAATGGGGGGCGCTGTGTGGGACATTCCCAGAGTGGGAGGGAAGGCCTTTCCCAGTTTGTTATACAGTGCCTCAACCTCTCTTCTGTGATAGGCCTGCAACTCTGAGATCTCCTGCAAGTGCCTGAGAATAGCAAAACACAGCATCTATGACTAACTGGCCTCTCCACTCAACATTCATTCAATGGTATAACCAAACTCTACTTGTAAGACACTGACTTAACTCAATAACCAGTCTCTTTTCCTCATAACACCCACCCAACACAATAACATAAATCTCAAAATAATCACTCAACATTAAAatctaacaaaaaaacattcaataaacACACTAAATTTATCTGAAAAACACTCACTCAACACAATAGCcaacacgcagacagacagaaaacacacaaaaacctacaaacactgacagacagtCGCGGGAACTTGGGCCCCCACCCGTCCCCAAATAAATTCTTGGCTGCACCACTGCTCCCACGACTCtccttgaaaaaaatgttcccaTGTGCCTATTCAcagataaaaatacacacatagtCTGACAGATACACATACTCTGCACCACATGCTCACGCtcacacccacacgcgcacacacacacacacacacacagcgtactTCTCCCTGAGTCTCTCTAACTCCTTCCTCATGTCTGTGTCCTCGAGCTCAGACTCGTTGTCACTGCTGGCGTAGGAGTAGTAGGACTGCAGGGAGAGGTGGGCGGGTGTGGCGTCCAGCCGGCTGGGCGAATCAGAGCTCTGCACGCTGCTGCTGCGGCCAGACCGCCGCAGGAAGGCCACCGCCTTCTTCATCAGGTCCCTGCTCCTGCGCCGGGGGAGTccgtgggcgtggccaggcGGAGCAGGTGGCACCTTTGCCGGGCTGCTCTCCTCCCCCGAGTCGGTGGAGTGGCGGCGGGGGCGCCTGGACCGGTCCAAAGGGCTGCAGGTGTACGCGCGCGGGACAGGGGGGATtctgggggctgaggggggtgcGCCGAGGCAGAAGTCCTGGGTCGTGGAGAAGGTGTTCCTGCGAGTCCTCACAGTCGCTTCGTCTCTGCCGATGACCACAGAGAACCGGCCAGGGGTGGCGCTGGGGGCCTTGCTATCCCAGCCTGAGCCACCGGAGGGTGCTGGAGAGCCAGAGGCACTCCAGCTCCTCAGCTTCTGCTCCTGACTCCAACTGAGGTCCTGAGGGCCCATGataaactgtataaaaaggTACACTTTtataacactgcactgcaatAACCACCCCATAACACACTCAACTCCAAAAATCCCCACTTTAAAACTGTGCCCTAGTACTCACCCATACAGCATTGCACCCCAGTAATCACCTTTTCAGCAGTGTACTCCAATCATCACCACTTTAAAATTTCAGCCCAATAATCACCCCTATTGCTAACTGCATTCCAATAATCATGTCATAAATGGCCTATACACACCAATAACACTATTTAtactacaaatacacacacttactgcagctgctgcttccGGAATAATGCCACAATAAGTACCTTAAACCGGCTCCTGGCCCCAGAGCAGGAAGTAGAATGTGAAATTGTGTGACTcttggctcctccccttcctgaAGCTGTTGAAAAAAGATGACAAATCTTTGTGTGACAGCATCCTTCAGGTAAACACATTTATCCCACAAACTGAAGGGAACCTGTTGATGACCCATATTCAGCAAACAATCAACATTTTAGAATGTTTGCACAGCTGGAAAATTCAGACACAAGTGCACACGGAGGACCattccttaaaataaataaaaaaatgtctgcacaCTGCTTCTTGCAAAGCTTGAACTTACTGCCACACTTAGAAACTGCTTTGATTGGCAGAAGTTTGTCACTCCTGCTTTTTCACTCTTAAGACATTCCGCCAAatcactttttacatttttgttaggTTTTATGCTGAAAGAGTTTCAATGGATTCTCAAACAATCAGATAACACCCCAAAATAAATGCTCTGTTCAAACATCAAAGTCTGGGTTTTGGTGAGAATTCAACATGGAAGTCAAGTGAAATGCCTCTGTTTGTGGCATAAAATGCGCAAAACATGAAGAACATACCACTGATAACAGAGTCACTGAGCGAGCTGAGACTGCCTTGTCTCTCTGGGATctgaggctgagagagagtgacagagcaaagagagggagagggagagggagaaagatacagagagagagagaggggggaaagcaAGAGGGTGGGTGAAAAGGGTGTGATCAAACTCAAACATAGTTGGAGTAGGAATACAAATataatgttgttattgttaggaataagaaaacataatttaattataaatccTTATTTCCAGGTTAATGTAAATTTCTAATTGCTTGATCTGAGAATAAaagtttttgttcatttgttttgtttgcagacAGGCAGATTGATATTATTCAGATTACACTGTTGGACAGAGACAGTAATGACTTTACCAATTGGTCGCCTTTCCTGGAGAACCCATCCCCTGACGGGACGTGAGCCTGTCGTTCAGACCCGCCTGCTGCTCCACCCGGGCCAGGGGAGTAGACATACTCTCCGGGGGTCCCTGCAGTGCTGCCGGTCGGGTACAGGGGCACATACTCCTGGTACAGCAAATTCCGCAGTTTCTCGTCCAGCGTCTTGATGGTGCTGTCCACCAGCCCCGCCCTGGGAGGCCCCTCCCCATCTGACTCGCCCAGCCCTGCCTGAtgcatgggggcggggccaggagtgGAGATCTGTGACACTTGGGCAGGGCTTTGGGGTAGTGAGGACTGCTTGATCCCACCCACTGATGACTGCAGGATGGGCGTGGCGCAGGGCTGCTGCAGGACAGGcccgggctgggggggagggccgggggcggggctgctgtGGGCGGGCGGGAGCAGTGGCATGGCAGTCAGGTCACCAgtcaggtcagaggtcagagctGGCACCAGGGGGCAGCAAGGCACCTCCTCGGCTAGCTCAGCCACCTGGACAGGTGAGACGGAACCACGGAGAGCAGTACGTGCCACGCCCTCTGACTGGGCTGGAGCCACAGGGCCATAGAATTGTGGAGCCGTAGCTGAGGgtgaggaggcggagcctcgtGATCTGACCACACCTTCAGGCCACTGACTGGCCAGCGGATctgagggaaagagacagaaggGTGAGGTGATGCTACCTGTGTAGCTGTATTCAGGTTAGGTGATGTAACCTGTGTAGCTGAGCTCAGGTGAGGTGATGTTACCTGTGTAGCTATGCTCAGGTGGGGTGATGTTACCTGTGTAGCTGTGCACAGATGAGGTGATACTACCTGTGTAGCTGTATTCAGGTGGGTTAATGTTATCTGTATAGCTGTGTCCAGGTGAGGTGATGTTACCTGTGTTTCTGGGCTCAGGTGAGGTGATGTTACCTGTGTAGCTGTGTTCAGGTGGGGTAATGTTATCTGTATAGCTGTGTCCAGGTGAGGTGATGTTACCTGTGTTGCAGGGCTCATGTGAGGTTATGTTACCTGTGTAGCTGTGTTCAGGTGGGGTGATGTTAcctgtgttgctgtgctgtttaggtgactcctcctcctcttcctgggTGGAGGTTTCAGCTACAGGGCAGATGATGAACCACCGTTTTCCAGTATGGAGCACTGTAAGGACGGAGGTAAACATGACACCCAAACCTCCACCTGTTAtgttttctatttattcttTCACATCATTCAGTCTTTCGCTCTGTCGCATAGCGGTATGTTAGGCATGGGTGTTAGAAGCAGCAGTTAAACAGAGAGGGATGCAGTGCAGAGGCGGGTGTTACCATTCTGCTGGTAAACAGGCTGTTCCGTATCAGGCAGCAGTGTCCTCACATTCTGGAACACAGATACAGAAGAACACCAGCACGTTTGGGGTCAGTTACATTCCAACTCAGGCAAGTATATGAAATGCAgctaatttctttaaaaatcacagaacattGTGGGTATTTTTGTATTAGTTAACTGAACTGATTCAACTGAAATTCAGCTGACTCCAACCCTGAATATCTGTTTTACCACATTTGGGAGTgctatgtgtgcatgcatgactgtgcgcatgtgtgtgtatttatgactTTTGAGTCCCTTTTGTGTGAGTGGGCCTGTCAGTATGTGGTCTGAACATCTGCAGAAAGTAGGAAAGTGGGCATGTCCTATGACTGAGTGGGCGTGTCCTGTGGTTTGGGAGCCCCACGGTTGGCTGATAGATCCTCACCTGCTCTGCGTTTCCTTGCTCAGGGCTGGTGCCCTGATCTgagctcctccctccctccagctccTCATTCAGCATGTCCTCAGCTTTATCCACTATGTCCTTCAGCTGCTCAATGAacatctccctctccaccagcagGATGAAGTTATTCTCCACCTGCGACCACAGGCCAGAAAAATCAatcgcagaaacactgcaggaGTATTCATTCTGCCAAAGCTGGATGAGTGGTCACTCTCAACACCACAGAAATTGAAGTGTCAATTACTACCAACATTGCAGGAATGTTACATGCACATAAAATATTGATGCCTGATGTACTGAATCAGACTTGAGAAAGGAGAGTCTGATTCACATttcatgacctttgacctaccATGTAAGTGGCGATTTCCTCAGGAGCGTCGCCGTCCAGGTCAAACTTGAATGTCACCATTTTGTGGTTGTGAGTCTCTAGCTGGCACTGCACCATCTTGTCTCCTGTGTCACAGACCTGAAAGAGCCGGTTTCACCAGTCAGAGATATGGGATAACCACACCAGATCAGAACTCATCACATGCTTCCCCAATTTCATTAGGCTAAAATGATCAGTACAGCCTTATAATAAACCAATGAGAGGCCGCTGGGGGCTTAATTTGTTAAGGCACTATTTTAGTGCATGGATGGACCCCATAGTCCGGTATTGAATCCTGACCTTACaagcagccccacagggtgaTTCACAGTTGAGTCTAAGTTTGCAGGGATGACAGAATCGTACAAGTGACCCCCACAGGCTGAAGAGGAATTGTTAATCTGCACATAATGTGTGAAGTATCTTCCTCCAACTCGTGCCTGTGAGAGCCCGGCTTGTGAGCCTGGCTCATagactgtggtgtgaaaagtgCAGACTGAGACCATATGTTTTTTGGAGCAGAACGCTCTACCAAATGGATAGGTGAGACAGAGGCAATGAGTGCTGATTAAAAAGAAGTTATGCACTCCAGATTAGGGAGAAACGTGGAAAAATGGCATCAGCAGGGAGGTGGCACTTACAGTGTCAAAAATACAAAGCTGTTACATTTAAAGAACTTGGGATCAGACTTTCACTGAACTTGTTGGTCGGACTCACattgagcatgctcagtttgGGCTTGCTGGACTTCTCCTGGCGGGAGCGGGTGCGGGCAGACTTTCGGTGGTGTTTCCGTGGTTTCCCCTCCGCCTTCCCGCTGCAGGTCGTCCCTTCTGCGCTGTCACTCATCTCCCTGCCCGAGGCCGTGTCCGAGTTCACACTGCAACACagaatcgccccccccccccccagaatttcAGAATAGAACATAGGTAATGAAGGATAcactaaataaaagaatcaaAAACGAATACGCAATAATCCTCAGATAAGTACCCTACACAGATCATTAATCACCTTAATCATTTCACAATTAAtctaataaacagaaaaattatgTATGCTGTACATCCATTTACTGTCTTTTTAGCAGATATTTCAGATTGTGATATGTTTGTGTGGCACCACTCAGACACAGAGCACATCTGCCACAGgtctgatccagggtcagtagATATAACCTGTCACAGTCAGTGTAGATGCAACCTGCGACAGgtctgatccagggtcagtacAGATATAACCTGTCACAGTCAGTGTAGATGCAACCTGCGACAGgtctgatccagggtcagtacAGATATAACCTGTCACAGTCAGTGTAGACGCAACCTGCGACAGgtctgatccagggtcagtacAGATATAACCTGTCACAGTCAGTGTAGATGCAACCTGAGACAGgtctgatccagggtcagtacAGATATAACCTGTCACAGTCAGTGTAGATTCAACCTGCCACAGgtctgatccagggtcagtacAGATATAACCTGTCACAGTCAGTGTAGATTCAACCTGCCACAGgtctgatccagggtcagtacAGATATAACCTGTCACAGTCAGTGTAGATTCAACCTGAGACAGGTCTGATTCAGGGTCAGAGTAGGTGCATACCTGTCATAGGCGTAGTTTTGATATAATAATGGTTTTTCTGCTCTGGAGTCctgcaattaaaacaaaaaagatgtcagcatgaacacacacatgcttagtAGGTAATTTTCACACAATCACTGAATCTACCCCACAGACCCTCAAACTCTCCAATACACCAACACACtaaaacaccaacaccaacactgaAACATTCTAAGTCTCCAACAAACAGATACACCAACATACCAgtaaacctgtgtgtgcatgtggaagGGTGCAAGACtgcatgagtgagtgtatgtgtgtgtgggtgtgtgtgtgggagggtgcaagtgtgtgtgagtgagtacatgtgagtgtgcatgtgagagtgggggggtgtaatgagtgagtgagtgagtgtgtgtgtgtgtgtatgtgtgtgtgtgtgtgtgcgcgtgtttgtgtggtcAGTACCATGAGGTTTGGCTCTGCAGGTGGCAGGGATGGAATTTCCATGGTAACAAGGCTGTACTGACTCACGGGTTGGCTGACATTGGTAGAAGGCGTGGCCATCAGGGCACCAGCTGGCTGCAGGATTGGAGCTGGGTCCTGCTTTCAGAATTAAAGTACAGCTGCACTATAATGATAGCACACTGAATCTAATGATACTctgtaataacagtaataataagaACGAAATAGCAAGTCcaaataaaagacaaattatttaaataacaaaaaagcaaatcaataaataaatataactctTTAATAACAACAGACCGTATGCTTTAACTTAATAATAAACATTGTAAACTTTACCTAAAACCTGCACATAATATTCTTATATTAATCCCGCAATTTGGAAGTAAGGCAGAATCCAGGTGAAACAGGATTGTTTACCTGGACCACTGACTGAAGAAAAGGCAGGGCTTGTTCAGGCAGAGAGG is a window of Anguilla anguilla isolate fAngAng1 chromosome 13, fAngAng1.pri, whole genome shotgun sequence DNA encoding:
- the LOC118211655 gene encoding serine/threonine-protein kinase WNK2-like isoform X5, whose protein sequence is MESGDEFNANPPLGYTYSSAPKSECELSIKSFMYGATSDTNISNMDTAVPPRGGSDPSMYPSSGKKSQVRPRFIRRTLWFADSEEQTFEATECESHSKVRNINLPEATHGRTGACVGFLVPEGSGTDSLAQTGSALESPSPDVGKEKDDTEQKPGDNSAINVQSNGKAQSDENEEEAEMKAVSTSPGGRFLKFDIELGRGSFKTVYKGLDTDTWVEVAWCELQDRKLSKAERQRFKEEAEMLKGLQHPNIVRFYDFWESLLKGKKCIVLVTELMTSGTLKTYLKRFKVMKPKVLRSWCRQILKGLHFLHTRAPPIIHRDLKCDNIFITGPTGSVKIGDLGLATLKRTSFAKSVIGTPEFMAPEMYEEHYNELVDVYAFGMCMLEMATSEYPYSECQNAAQIYRKVTSGVKPASYNKITDPEIKEIIGECICYKKEERYSIRDLMDHAFFAEDTGVRVELAEDDDGKKTSIALKLWVEDPKKLKGKYKDSGAVEFTFDLEKEVPEDVAQEMVESGLFQENDVKIVGKSIRDRVALIQWKRVRRVKGVPACDREEQGDQDRVQGVHEVQEPEPPKVQLAPPLQVPAVKSQSCQLSQLEPEDPVSDHSAPIINLPGSATSDQSNGTFDSGLSSAVYSDSQHSNPYQCQQEPFPIISSSTQQVCSPPAEPSCSLPQGAYQSSAQLYQGAHPQASDHLNQETYPQSSAQLYQGAHPQASDHLHQEAYPQFSAQLYQGGHPQASDHLNQEAYPQSSAQLYQGAHPQASDHLHQEAYPQSSAQLYQGAHPQASDHLHQEAYPQSSAHLHQEAYPKPSMQLLQGGYPQSATQQPQEAYVQPSVQLLQGAYSQPSTQLHPGDYHQPTAQSFQQAAQPCQPTEQSFQQSGQPCQQSMQTFPAALSPPAAQQDCLSEGPSQPGHDRQPHVQQLHQVPPTGPGHTSHTVVLPVQTSPQFQISTTSPPSAQFSLPYPVIPAGGSLAECVSFPVTLVPPTSSFPTTSMPALPCQPTLGHTLPDPTPPPEIPPPSLPEQALPFLQSVVQDPAPILQPAGALMATPSTNVSQPVSQYSLVTMEIPSLPPAEPNLMDSRAEKPLLYQNYAYDSVNSDTASGREMSDSAEGTTCSGKAEGKPRKHHRKSARTRSRQEKSSKPKLSMLNVCDTGDKMVQCQLETHNHKMVTFKFDLDGDAPEEIATYMVENNFILLVEREMFIEQLKDIVDKAEDMLNEELEGGRSSDQGTSPEQGNAEQNVRTLLPDTEQPVYQQNVLHTGKRWFIICPVAETSTQEEEEESPKQHSNTDPLASQWPEGVVRSRGSASSPSATAPQFYGPVAPAQSEGVARTALRGSVSPVQVAELAEEVPCCPLVPALTSDLTGDLTAMPLLPPAHSSPAPGPPPQPGPVLQQPCATPILQSSVGGIKQSSLPQSPAQVSQISTPGPAPMHQAGLGESDGEGPPRAGLVDSTIKTLDEKLRNLLYQEYVPLYPTGSTAGTPGEYVYSPGPGGAAGGSERQAHVPSGDGFSRKGDQLPQIPERQGSLSSLSDSVISASGRGGAKSHTISHSTSCSGARSRFKFIMGPQDLSWSQEQKLRSWSASGSPAPSGGSGWDSKAPSATPGRFSVVIGRDEATVRTRRNTFSTTQDFCLGAPPSAPRIPPVPRAYTCSPLDRSRRPRRHSTDSGEESSPAKVPPAPPGHAHGLPRRRSRDLMKKAVAFLRRSGRSSSVQSSDSPSRLDATPAHLSLQSYYSYASSDNESELEDTDMRKELERLREKHLQEISELQAYHRREVEALYNKLGKAFPPTLGMSHTAPPIGRRRKANKHRLKAGKLFSPLVQQLKSATTKSSEPTKVTDSPLKDVGVADGSAPYATATLPSSVPEPVQTQPCSLKSSLSSDNIYTGTQSQGQGWRQQQQPAAERVTYKPSGKARARFLGGPVSLSIWSTLRRLCVGKDRGNRSSTSSTMATAASNQQQSAMSSSPHHQQITGFAQAQANNSNNKRGSFADDLHKLVDDWARETLEATLARPAPSPDSSTSSSNRSTPSLRRPTPNHAGLQWLWNEISATEVNLGSPPLPLSCPPLAVCDPALPPAVSCTPEAGVLPGCLTPTRPLGRAMSVPLYAALWPGGINSGVTSGAVVCPFIKGPVPQATLLQDPVIGIIDTT